Proteins encoded by one window of Swingsia samuiensis:
- a CDS encoding mitochondrial fission ELM1 family protein has protein sequence MKATIIAEDFAGMRAQGAGLAEKAGMGWDFQPVIIKHSLWRHLPARYWPDPLQCVAPIHISNDSHLIISIGGTGGVIGAAVAKHTQLPIVQIQNPRTKFSKFDLIIANTHDRIDGSNILISRNALHPITPQKLHDAQQKWKGRLRLDEKPLLSILIGGTNGRFSLNAPHAKTIAHNILSFMHHYQFNVVLTPSRRTEPEALKVFKDILIPAGVRIETGEGDNNPYLGMLACSDMIAVTMDSVSMISEAISTRVPVAVIPLPGKSSRILHFIETLKELGRIKIFEPNITPWSVTPLDDTPIVAREMLQRLKL, from the coding sequence ATGAAAGCTACAATCATAGCAGAAGATTTTGCTGGAATGCGTGCTCAAGGTGCTGGTTTAGCAGAAAAAGCTGGAATGGGATGGGATTTTCAACCTGTTATCATTAAACACTCTTTATGGCGCCATCTTCCTGCACGGTATTGGCCAGATCCTTTGCAATGTGTTGCTCCTATTCATATCTCAAATGATAGTCATTTAATTATTAGCATAGGTGGGACGGGAGGAGTGATTGGTGCAGCCGTTGCAAAACACACCCAATTACCTATCGTACAAATTCAGAACCCAAGAACTAAATTTTCAAAGTTTGATCTTATTATAGCCAATACTCATGATCGCATAGATGGATCCAATATTTTGATTTCACGCAATGCGCTTCATCCTATTACCCCTCAAAAACTACATGATGCTCAGCAAAAGTGGAAAGGAAGGTTACGTTTGGATGAAAAACCTTTACTCTCTATCTTGATTGGTGGAACAAACGGACGTTTCTCTTTAAACGCTCCTCACGCCAAGACAATTGCACATAATATTCTGTCCTTCATGCATCATTATCAATTTAATGTTGTGTTAACACCATCCCGAAGAACAGAGCCAGAAGCCCTCAAAGTCTTCAAAGATATTCTTATTCCAGCTGGTGTCAGGATTGAAACAGGAGAAGGGGATAATAACCCATATCTTGGAATGCTGGCTTGTTCTGACATGATTGCCGTCACGATGGATAGTGTTTCTATGATTTCAGAAGCAATCTCAACACGTGTTCCAGTCGCTGTTATTCCTTTACCCGGAAAATCATCGCGTATTTTGCACTTTATTGAAACTTTAAAGGAACTTGGGCGCATAAAGATTTTTGAACCCAATATAACTCCATGGTCTGTTACCCCGCTTGACGACACCCCTATTGTAGCGAGAGAAATGCTCCAACGTTTGAAGCTCTGA
- a CDS encoding phosphoribosyl-ATP diphosphatase: MAKPIKDESHKDTSAREDILQRLFDTVQSRRGTDPNLSHSARLMARGRNKIAQKFGEEAVECLIEAVNGNRKELISESADVLYHLIVMWVDSGVSPEDVWSELKRREGVSGITEKASRPKEKLG; this comes from the coding sequence ATGGCCAAACCGATAAAAGATGAATCTCATAAAGATACTTCTGCGCGCGAAGATATTCTTCAACGCTTATTTGATACGGTTCAATCGCGCCGGGGAACAGACCCTAACCTAAGCCACTCTGCACGTCTAATGGCGCGCGGAAGAAATAAAATTGCTCAAAAATTTGGTGAAGAAGCCGTGGAATGCCTCATTGAGGCGGTCAATGGAAACCGTAAAGAACTGATTAGTGAAAGTGCTGATGTTCTTTATCATCTCATCGTTATGTGGGTTGATTCTGGTGTCTCCCCAGAAGATGTATGGTCTGAATTAAAGCGTCGGGAAGGAGTGAGTGGAATTACAGAGAAAGCCTCACGCCCCAAAGAAAAATTAGGGTAA
- the hisH gene encoding imidazole glycerol phosphate synthase subunit HisH — translation MRVVVIDYNGGNLASAAQAAQKAASLYNIDAEVTITRDESAILNADRLILPGQGAFADCAKGLGPELRNSLQVATDKGTPFLGICVGMQLMGEYGLEHGRTEGLGWISGHISHMKEAHDAGLRLPHMGWNTLNFKPGAHLLTEGLEPGVHGYFVHSYALHNGKESEVIATADYGGNVPAIVANGNRCGTQFHVEKSQKVGLTMMGNFLKWKS, via the coding sequence ATGCGCGTCGTCGTAATTGATTATAATGGAGGAAATCTTGCATCGGCCGCTCAAGCCGCTCAAAAAGCAGCGTCACTCTATAATATTGATGCAGAGGTTACGATCACACGCGACGAAAGTGCTATTTTAAATGCTGATCGTTTAATCCTTCCTGGGCAAGGCGCCTTTGCTGATTGTGCCAAAGGTTTAGGGCCTGAATTACGAAACTCCTTGCAAGTCGCTACCGATAAGGGAACACCATTCCTTGGGATCTGCGTTGGGATGCAACTCATGGGAGAATATGGTTTAGAACACGGTAGGACCGAAGGCCTTGGATGGATTTCAGGGCATATTAGCCATATGAAAGAAGCCCATGATGCCGGCTTGCGTTTGCCGCATATGGGGTGGAACACCCTTAATTTTAAACCTGGTGCACATCTTCTAACCGAAGGCTTAGAGCCAGGTGTCCATGGTTATTTTGTTCATTCTTATGCTTTGCATAATGGTAAAGAAAGCGAAGTGATAGCCACGGCTGATTATGGGGGAAATGTTCCCGCTATTGTTGCCAATGGCAATCGCTGTGGCACTCAATTCCATGTTGAAAAGAGCCAAAAAGTTGGCCTCACCATGATGGGTAACTTTCTGAAATGGAAATCATAA
- a CDS encoding adenine nucleotide alpha hydrolase family protein yields the protein MLNIRTFGPQGGNVLYKALAHPLAAEALVRMEKELSGKKIAIYDPEGNVETLVALYPGLRPDVVLVHDTEEVGKTDSFGGIKKALVDLPLIESDVIFALSFEDAKMKHRLTPLAQNRSIHTLQSARLPEHMIPSGKPYLNKLNFATNFAFFRENEYFSTRIVTANYWSNYGASSLRYWFRLYDDKGKVIAQWEQKVDQAGSGITIDSKDIQERFNLPPFTGQLFIHVLGAQGHDVVKYALDIWGKNNNPSLSVTHDANAWPSVRYATLPAPDKDETVVVWIQNSHATPIPVGGITFNPMGKEDHRGNTKEIGAFETVAINIGELFPDLKWPEQLEMRAGRHVVRPRYEITQRKRTRIAHLNVERDNLRPDPSIRNFPPSLGRGFLLPFPILDPKKFETFVQPNPMSEALENIPVRLDIFDEDGQKQAEHFLGNLPRDHSVAIGLHDFTDKAGHADLVYDFRNGGEADGWLHALVRFRHRETDHAAETSFGSHIFNTLMTWRSEPQSYSGPPPGLTTRLFLKLGHDHLKSFCCLIYPASLEGVLSSETTLHLYGANGELVSETKISIKPSGSYMVYPHKLFEENDLQKAGIGGYILIRDLTCRLFGYHGLENDHEGFSLDHMFGF from the coding sequence ATGCTTAATATCCGCACGTTTGGTCCACAAGGTGGAAATGTACTTTACAAAGCACTCGCGCATCCATTAGCCGCTGAGGCACTCGTCCGCATGGAAAAGGAGCTATCGGGTAAAAAAATTGCAATTTATGACCCAGAAGGCAACGTTGAAACGCTTGTCGCTCTTTATCCCGGTTTACGGCCAGATGTCGTGCTCGTACATGATACTGAAGAAGTGGGAAAAACCGATAGCTTTGGGGGAATAAAAAAAGCTCTCGTTGATTTACCTCTTATTGAATCGGATGTGATTTTTGCGCTTTCATTTGAAGATGCAAAAATGAAACATCGGCTCACACCACTTGCTCAGAATCGATCTATTCATACGTTACAATCTGCACGTTTACCCGAACATATGATCCCATCAGGAAAGCCGTATCTTAATAAATTAAACTTTGCGACTAATTTTGCTTTTTTCCGAGAAAACGAATATTTTTCAACTCGTATCGTCACAGCAAACTATTGGTCAAATTACGGCGCCAGCTCGCTTCGATACTGGTTTCGTTTGTACGACGATAAAGGCAAAGTCATCGCTCAATGGGAACAAAAGGTTGATCAGGCGGGGTCGGGCATCACAATTGATAGTAAAGATATTCAAGAACGGTTTAATCTTCCCCCCTTTACTGGTCAGCTTTTTATTCATGTTTTAGGGGCACAAGGGCATGATGTTGTAAAATATGCTCTTGATATATGGGGGAAAAATAATAACCCCAGCCTTTCTGTCACGCATGACGCAAATGCATGGCCTTCCGTGCGGTATGCAACCCTTCCGGCACCAGATAAGGACGAAACAGTTGTTGTATGGATTCAAAATAGCCATGCAACACCCATTCCAGTTGGTGGTATTACATTCAACCCAATGGGAAAAGAGGACCATAGAGGGAATACAAAGGAAATTGGCGCTTTTGAGACGGTTGCTATTAACATTGGCGAGCTTTTTCCTGATTTAAAATGGCCTGAACAATTAGAAATGCGGGCTGGCCGTCATGTCGTTAGGCCACGTTATGAAATCACACAGAGAAAACGGACACGCATCGCCCATCTGAACGTAGAGAGGGATAACTTACGTCCTGATCCTTCTATTCGTAATTTTCCACCATCTTTGGGACGCGGTTTCTTACTCCCATTCCCCATATTAGATCCTAAAAAGTTTGAAACATTCGTTCAGCCCAACCCTATGTCTGAAGCGCTGGAGAATATTCCTGTTCGCTTGGATATCTTTGATGAAGATGGCCAGAAGCAAGCCGAACATTTTTTAGGTAATCTCCCTCGGGATCATTCTGTAGCAATTGGACTACACGATTTTACCGACAAAGCAGGGCATGCGGATTTGGTATATGATTTTCGTAATGGGGGTGAAGCTGATGGTTGGCTCCATGCTTTAGTACGTTTCCGCCACCGTGAGACAGATCATGCGGCAGAGACAAGTTTTGGCTCCCATATTTTCAACACGCTTATGACATGGCGTTCGGAGCCACAATCCTATTCTGGCCCACCTCCCGGCTTAACGACCAGACTCTTTTTGAAGCTAGGGCACGATCATTTAAAAAGTTTCTGTTGTTTAATTTATCCGGCTTCGCTTGAAGGGGTTTTATCCTCAGAAACGACCTTGCACCTCTATGGAGCAAATGGAGAATTAGTTTCTGAAACTAAAATAAGTATTAAACCGTCTGGCTCTTATATGGTCTATCCGCACAAGCTTTTTGAAGAGAACGATTTACAAAAAGCTGGGATAGGAGGCTATATCCTCATTCGAGATTTAACGTGCCGTCTTTTTGGATATCATGGCTTAGAAAATGATCATGAAGGTTTCTCTCTTGATCATATGTTTGGTTTCTAA
- the argE gene encoding acetylornithine deacetylase: MKSDYPIPTDVKSILKVLVSYDTTSRNSNLPIIEWIEHYLSHYSVAYTRYNGGDEGKWNLHAIIGPQRSGGIAFSGHVDCVPVDDQKWSSDPFVLREENGLLYGRGTADMKGFVACVLSSVPDFIKMDLPYPIHLFFTCDEEITCDGARYLMKDIQAAHLLPEICIVGEPTMLSPVIAHKGRYAVRINLTGKSGHSSVPELGRNALHAMGRAIAICADQADFFLENGRQVIGFTPPYTTMQVGIAKGGSILNIIPEHASFEVEWRNVPGDEGEEEFQKLKQLLDPLDQELRIGNPTGGIEYEVLVNLPPLSLSETSFLVDMTCQTTGKNTVGFVSYGTEAGIYQRAGLESIVCGPSDIAQAHRPDEFIAISQLQECERVLKEFALKANVTR, encoded by the coding sequence ATGAAATCAGATTATCCTATCCCTACAGATGTCAAATCCATTCTTAAGGTTCTTGTCTCTTACGATACAACGAGTCGAAATTCCAACTTGCCGATCATTGAGTGGATTGAACATTATCTCTCTCATTATTCTGTAGCGTATACACGCTATAATGGAGGCGATGAGGGTAAATGGAATCTACACGCTATCATTGGTCCGCAGCGCTCGGGAGGGATAGCCTTTTCTGGGCATGTTGACTGTGTCCCAGTTGATGATCAAAAATGGTCCTCTGATCCATTTGTTCTTCGAGAAGAAAATGGTCTTTTATACGGTCGTGGTACAGCTGATATGAAAGGATTTGTCGCCTGCGTCTTATCGTCTGTTCCAGACTTTATAAAGATGGATTTACCGTATCCCATCCATCTATTTTTTACATGCGATGAAGAAATAACATGTGATGGGGCGCGATATCTTATGAAGGATATTCAAGCGGCTCATCTGCTTCCTGAAATATGCATTGTCGGAGAGCCCACAATGTTGTCCCCTGTGATTGCACACAAGGGGCGTTACGCTGTGCGAATTAATCTTACAGGTAAATCAGGCCATTCGTCAGTACCTGAATTAGGGCGTAATGCTTTACACGCGATGGGACGAGCTATTGCAATATGCGCTGATCAAGCTGATTTTTTTCTGGAAAATGGTCGACAAGTTATAGGGTTCACTCCCCCTTATACAACAATGCAAGTAGGTATTGCTAAAGGTGGAAGTATTCTCAACATTATTCCTGAACATGCTTCATTTGAAGTCGAATGGCGTAATGTACCTGGGGATGAGGGAGAGGAAGAATTTCAGAAGCTTAAGCAGCTTTTGGATCCTCTGGATCAAGAATTGCGTATTGGAAACCCTACGGGTGGAATAGAATATGAGGTGCTTGTTAATTTACCCCCCCTATCCTTATCTGAGACATCATTTCTTGTAGACATGACCTGTCAAACTACAGGAAAAAATACAGTGGGTTTTGTTTCTTATGGAACAGAAGCCGGGATTTACCAAAGAGCTGGTTTAGAAAGTATTGTTTGTGGGCCTAGTGATATTGCACAAGCGCATCGTCCTGATGAGTTTATTGCGATCAGTCAGCTGCAAGAATGTGAACGTGTTCTTAAAGAGTTTGCTTTGAAAGCGAATGTGACTCGATGA
- the hisB gene encoding imidazoleglycerol-phosphate dehydratase HisB, which translates to MTDIRSAQLHRQTSETDISLTLTLDGQGISNIETGIGFFDHMLTALSKHSGFNLDLVAKGDLHIDGHHTVEDVGIVLGQAFRQAIGDKRGIERFGHALVPLDEALSEAVVDISGRPYLAWNVAFPTEKIGVMDTELFEEFFRAFAMSAHIALHLTCKAGTNSHHIAESGFKAIARALRFAVSIDMRNANSIPSTKGVL; encoded by the coding sequence ATGACTGATATCCGCTCTGCCCAACTTCATCGCCAAACAAGTGAAACTGATATTTCATTAACCTTGACCTTAGATGGGCAAGGAATATCGAATATCGAGACTGGGATTGGCTTTTTTGATCATATGCTTACAGCATTATCAAAACATAGTGGCTTCAATCTTGACCTTGTAGCTAAGGGTGACTTGCATATTGACGGACACCATACGGTTGAAGACGTTGGAATTGTTTTAGGACAAGCTTTCCGTCAAGCAATTGGTGACAAACGTGGAATAGAACGTTTTGGCCATGCTCTCGTCCCATTGGATGAAGCTCTATCTGAAGCAGTAGTCGATATTTCTGGGCGCCCATATCTGGCTTGGAATGTAGCCTTCCCAACAGAAAAAATTGGCGTGATGGATACGGAGCTTTTTGAAGAGTTTTTCCGTGCTTTTGCAATGTCTGCTCATATTGCCCTGCATTTAACTTGCAAGGCAGGGACAAACTCTCACCATATTGCAGAGAGTGGCTTTAAAGCCATCGCACGTGCACTACGTTTTGCGGTTTCTATCGATATGCGTAACGCGAACTCAATCCCATCTACTAAAGGCGTTCTATGA
- the ubiM gene encoding 5-demethoxyubiquinol-8 5-hydroxylase UbiM, which translates to MYDVIIAGGGPVGLAFALSLAHDGRKVCVVERSPLSVLASPPFDGREIALTHHASNWLKRFGVWAKIPQKAISPLHMARVETGSIGSPPLLFDTPETGPDALGHLVANHLIRRALYDVASHTAGIDIKAGQGIIHTQHNYRSASVTLEDGTTLDSDLLVAADGRFSRLREMAGIGAIVHDFGRSTLVCRMRHPKNHENVALQWFDEGQTVALLPVAPDDKEGSISSLVLMLPDAEIQRLKNLPDDAFNEEITQRVQSRMGPMTVDSARCTYPLKAVYAHRFHDQRFALIGDAAVGMHPITAHGFNLGLKGQETLAREIAVGPGDAGAKVVLDRFERKHRRATAPLFAATNAIATFYTRDEAPFLKARQMGLGFANRLLPFKKAITNMLMDRS; encoded by the coding sequence ATGTATGATGTAATCATTGCAGGAGGAGGCCCTGTTGGCTTGGCTTTTGCACTTTCTTTAGCACATGATGGTCGAAAAGTCTGTGTTGTTGAACGCTCTCCCCTCTCTGTATTAGCGTCTCCTCCCTTTGATGGCCGGGAAATTGCATTAACTCACCACGCGTCTAACTGGCTGAAAAGATTTGGTGTTTGGGCAAAAATCCCTCAAAAGGCCATTTCTCCACTACATATGGCACGCGTAGAAACAGGAAGCATCGGCAGCCCCCCACTTCTTTTCGATACTCCAGAAACAGGGCCAGATGCATTAGGGCATTTAGTTGCTAATCACTTGATCCGCCGTGCTTTGTATGACGTAGCCTCACACACTGCTGGAATAGATATTAAAGCTGGTCAGGGCATTATTCATACACAACATAACTATCGCTCTGCTTCAGTGACATTAGAAGACGGCACTACTCTAGATTCTGATCTTTTAGTGGCAGCAGATGGACGCTTTTCTCGTTTACGGGAAATGGCTGGTATTGGCGCGATTGTGCATGACTTTGGACGCAGCACACTTGTATGCCGCATGCGGCACCCTAAAAATCATGAGAATGTTGCGTTACAATGGTTTGACGAGGGACAAACCGTTGCTCTGCTCCCTGTTGCACCTGATGATAAAGAAGGCTCTATATCTTCTTTAGTGCTTATGCTTCCCGATGCAGAAATTCAACGTTTGAAAAACTTGCCAGACGACGCTTTTAATGAGGAAATTACTCAACGCGTCCAATCTCGTATGGGCCCTATGACGGTGGATAGTGCGCGATGCACCTACCCCTTAAAAGCCGTATATGCCCACCGCTTTCATGACCAACGATTTGCGCTGATCGGAGATGCTGCTGTTGGAATGCACCCTATTACGGCGCATGGTTTTAACCTTGGATTAAAAGGGCAAGAAACACTCGCTCGGGAAATAGCTGTAGGCCCCGGCGATGCCGGTGCTAAAGTTGTACTGGATCGATTTGAACGAAAACATCGTCGGGCAACGGCACCATTATTTGCTGCGACGAATGCAATTGCTACATTTTACACACGGGATGAAGCTCCTTTTTTAAAAGCTCGTCAAATGGGATTAGGTTTTGCAAATCGATTACTTCCATTTAAAAAAGCGATAACCAATATGCTGATGGATCGATCCTAA
- a CDS encoding nitroreductase family protein: protein MINHQSSLEFLLSRASTDQLVDPVPQGKQLRAILSAGLRAPDHGKMRPWRYTVIQGEYREAFAKVVLKAIEREESHLPEAKKEKRYHRFSTMPMIIALGIHIVPEGKIPVVEQEMAAAAGAMNVLNALHAEGFGGIWVTGAFSTDTELLEMLGLKKPDCLAGFLFVGTPEGSKEDRKRPDIEKYMALWEGKPVSFGANVD, encoded by the coding sequence ATGATTAATCACCAGTCCTCTCTTGAATTCCTCCTTTCACGCGCCTCAACCGATCAGTTGGTTGATCCTGTCCCTCAAGGAAAGCAATTGCGTGCTATTTTATCTGCTGGATTGCGTGCCCCAGACCATGGGAAAATGCGCCCTTGGCGATATACGGTTATCCAAGGAGAATATCGGGAGGCTTTTGCCAAGGTTGTTCTTAAAGCCATAGAACGAGAAGAGTCTCATTTACCCGAAGCAAAAAAAGAAAAGCGGTATCATCGTTTTTCGACTATGCCGATGATTATTGCGTTGGGGATCCATATTGTTCCTGAAGGAAAAATTCCAGTTGTCGAGCAGGAAATGGCAGCCGCGGCGGGAGCTATGAATGTATTAAATGCCTTGCATGCGGAAGGTTTTGGTGGAATTTGGGTAACAGGTGCTTTTTCAACAGACACAGAATTATTAGAAATGTTAGGTTTAAAGAAACCTGATTGTCTGGCAGGCTTTTTGTTTGTGGGCACCCCTGAAGGTTCTAAGGAAGATCGTAAGCGGCCTGATATTGAAAAATATATGGCTCTTTGGGAAGGGAAGCCAGTTTCTTTTGGTGCTAATGTGGATTGA
- the hisF gene encoding imidazole glycerol phosphate synthase subunit HisF: MLKLRVIPCLDVKDGRVVKGVNFVSLRDAGDPVEQAKLYDAAGADELTFLDITASVENRDTILDVVRRTAEAIRLPLTVGGGVRSCDDIRRLLLSGADKCAVNSAAIKNPELIAEASERFGSQCIVVAIDARSNGNGGWEVYAKGGREPTGLDVIEWARKMQNLGAGEILLTSMDRDGTKSGFDLDLLRAVCDAVTIPVVASGGVGELQHFVEGAQVGANGLLAASVFHFGQIRIGDVKEALDEAGLPVRLGE, from the coding sequence ATGCTAAAACTTCGTGTTATTCCTTGCTTGGATGTTAAAGACGGCCGTGTTGTAAAAGGCGTGAACTTCGTCTCTTTACGCGATGCGGGAGATCCTGTTGAACAAGCGAAGCTCTATGATGCAGCTGGCGCAGATGAGCTGACCTTTCTTGACATTACCGCAAGCGTTGAAAATAGAGACACTATTTTAGATGTTGTTCGTCGCACAGCTGAAGCAATACGTTTACCTCTGACTGTTGGTGGAGGAGTACGTAGCTGTGATGATATACGTCGGCTTTTACTCTCAGGAGCTGATAAATGTGCTGTAAATTCTGCCGCGATTAAAAATCCAGAATTAATAGCCGAAGCATCAGAGCGTTTTGGCAGTCAATGTATTGTTGTTGCGATTGACGCTCGATCAAATGGAAATGGTGGTTGGGAGGTTTATGCAAAAGGTGGCCGTGAGCCTACTGGTCTCGATGTTATTGAATGGGCACGAAAAATGCAAAACCTTGGAGCAGGAGAGATTTTGCTGACAAGTATGGATCGTGACGGGACTAAATCAGGTTTTGATTTGGACTTGTTGCGGGCCGTTTGTGATGCCGTCACTATTCCTGTTGTTGCTTCTGGTGGAGTAGGGGAATTGCAGCATTTCGTGGAAGGTGCGCAAGTGGGAGCCAATGGTCTTCTTGCTGCGAGTGTTTTTCATTTTGGTCAAATTCGTATAGGCGATGTAAAAGAAGCATTAGATGAAGCCGGGCTTCCGGTCAGGCTAGGAGAGTAA
- a CDS encoding YnfA family protein: protein MKSFFIYSFAALAEIGGCFAFWAVLRMGQSLLWLIPGCSSVVLFAYLLTFIDTPSAGRTYAVYGGIYITFALLWLWGVEKIKPDLWDLLGVFLCLCGAAIIFLAPHKY from the coding sequence GTGAAATCTTTCTTTATATATAGTTTTGCAGCACTGGCCGAAATTGGAGGGTGCTTTGCTTTTTGGGCGGTATTGAGAATGGGGCAGTCACTTCTATGGCTTATCCCCGGCTGTTCTTCAGTTGTTTTGTTTGCTTACTTATTAACATTTATTGATACGCCCAGTGCAGGCCGAACATACGCTGTGTATGGTGGAATCTATATTACATTTGCTTTGTTGTGGCTGTGGGGCGTGGAAAAAATAAAGCCAGATCTGTGGGATCTATTAGGAGTTTTTTTGTGCTTATGTGGAGCTGCAATTATTTTTTTGGCTCCACATAAATATTAG
- a CDS encoding DEAD/DEAH box helicase translates to MTMPTQPHSEQSNDFTKLGLILPLLETLKQIGHKRPSEIQEQTIPQILDGKDVLIASQTGSGKTAAFVLPILQKISEYETDYNPKVLILEPTRELAMQTASVCRQLGRRLPLKTRVICGGVPKEQQVKSLSEGVDIIVATHGRLLDLVVQGQIILEDLKFLVLDEADRLLDEDFAESMNALVPYFPDYHPQTVFCSATLPAPVMALAQKVTRNPVRVEVAEETFTPKKIRQRALFVEKDQKIKIVSQLLDTVAGKIIIFVKTKNNVQDVFKILKKKSLHIETLHGDKTQAARSKSLDLFKKNEKSILITTDIASRGLDISDVDLVINMDMPTSPEIYVHRIGRTARAGKKGAAFSLITIEERLLLREIEKHIGFRIRITTEDALNQ, encoded by the coding sequence ATGACAATGCCAACCCAACCTCATTCTGAACAATCTAACGATTTTACTAAACTTGGATTGATCTTGCCCCTATTGGAGACATTAAAGCAAATTGGTCATAAACGACCAAGTGAGATTCAGGAACAGACGATTCCTCAAATTTTAGACGGGAAAGATGTCCTTATTGCATCCCAAACAGGGAGCGGAAAAACAGCGGCTTTTGTTCTGCCTATTCTTCAAAAAATTTCAGAATATGAAACAGATTATAATCCGAAAGTTCTTATTCTTGAGCCTACCCGTGAACTTGCGATGCAAACAGCTTCTGTTTGTCGTCAGCTCGGACGGCGTCTTCCTTTAAAAACGCGTGTTATTTGTGGTGGTGTTCCTAAAGAACAACAAGTGAAGTCTCTTTCTGAAGGGGTGGATATTATTGTTGCCACCCATGGCCGCCTCTTGGATCTGGTTGTTCAAGGACAAATTATTCTCGAAGATTTAAAATTTCTCGTTTTGGATGAAGCTGACCGTTTATTGGATGAAGATTTTGCAGAAAGTATGAACGCTCTTGTTCCATATTTTCCAGATTATCATCCTCAAACAGTTTTTTGTTCGGCAACGTTACCCGCTCCTGTTATGGCTCTGGCCCAAAAAGTAACGCGTAACCCTGTTCGGGTTGAGGTGGCAGAAGAAACATTTACTCCCAAAAAAATACGTCAACGCGCGTTGTTTGTTGAAAAAGATCAGAAAATAAAAATTGTTTCTCAGCTTCTTGATACCGTAGCAGGCAAGATTATTATATTTGTTAAAACAAAAAATAATGTTCAAGACGTATTCAAAATTCTTAAAAAGAAATCATTACATATTGAAACATTGCATGGTGATAAAACACAGGCGGCACGTTCTAAATCTCTTGATTTATTTAAAAAAAATGAGAAATCCATCCTTATTACAACAGATATTGCCTCTCGAGGCTTGGATATTTCTGATGTAGATCTTGTAATTAATATGGATATGCCGACCTCCCCTGAGATTTATGTTCATCGAATTGGAAGAACCGCACGTGCAGGTAAAAAAGGGGCAGCTTTCTCTCTAATTACAATAGAAGAGCGTTTATTGTTGAGAGAAATTGAAAAACACATAGGATTCCGTATCCGGATCACAACGGAAGATGCTTTAAATCAATAG
- a CDS encoding histidine triad nucleotide-binding protein, which produces MEYDQNNIFARILRKEIPARSVYEDEFAFGFHDLSPLAPIHILIIPKGPYLSIADFSAQATAEEITGFWRAVSHVAKQQGITRDGFRIVSNSGPNAGQEVPHFHVHLLGGTSLGPILEKK; this is translated from the coding sequence ATGGAATACGATCAAAATAATATTTTTGCACGAATTCTTCGCAAAGAAATTCCTGCACGCTCTGTATATGAGGATGAGTTTGCTTTTGGTTTCCATGACCTTTCTCCCTTAGCGCCTATTCATATTTTGATCATTCCTAAAGGGCCATATCTATCGATTGCTGATTTTAGTGCTCAAGCCACAGCAGAAGAAATTACAGGGTTTTGGAGAGCCGTTTCTCATGTTGCGAAGCAACAAGGAATAACGCGAGATGGCTTCCGTATTGTTAGTAATTCTGGGCCGAATGCAGGTCAGGAAGTTCCTCATTTCCACGTTCATTTATTAGGAGGAACCTCTTTAGGACCCATCTTAGAAAAGAAATAA